The nucleotide sequence AGAAGCCAGTGGTGGTGGTTGGTTCCATGCGTCCGTCTACCGCCATCAGTGCTGACGGCCCGATCAACCTGTACAACGCCGTGATTCTGGCAGGTAGCAAGGATGCTGCCGGCAAGGGGGTACTGGTTGCATTGAACGACCAGATCAATGCTGCACGCGAAGTGACCAAGACCAACACTTCCACCACCGATACCTTCAAGACGCCGGAACTGGGCTACCTCGGTTACATGCAGGACAACAAGCCGCATTTCTACCGCATGTCCACCCGCAAGAACACGGCCGATACCGAGTTTGACGTGAGCAAGCTGAACAGCCTGCCGCGCGTGGATATCGTTTACGGCTATGCCAATATGGACCGCGTGGCCATGGATGCCAACATCGCTGCCGGCGCCCAGGGCATCGTGCAGGCTGGTGTGGGTGATGGCAGTATCGCCGCACAGATGATGCCGGCCTTCCGTGATGCCCGTAAAAAAGGCGTCGTGCTGGTGCGTAGCTCGCGCGTGGGCAACGGTATTGTCGCCCGCAACGGCGAGGCCAATGACGATCAGGAAGATCTGGTGGTCAGCGACACGCTGAATGCACAGAAGGCACGCATTCTGCTGATGCTGGGCCTGACCAAGACCCACGACACCAAAGAACTGCAACGCATGTTCTACACCTATTGAGCCGCAGGGCCGGGTACTGTGCCGGCCTGTCTGCCCGTTGTGATGCCGGTGTCGAGCCGGCGTGATCCCCCCGCAACGGCAGCATGGCGCAGTGCCTGCTCATGCAGCCTTTGGCAAGCGGCCCGCGATGGCCGCTTTTTTTACGCCCGCAACCCGGCGCAGGCCGGGCGATAGCGACACAATCAGCCCGGCTGGTTGAGGCCGTATTTTTTCAGCTTGTCGAACAGGGTGGTCTTGGCCACTTTCAGGGCTTCGCTGGTGCGGCTGAGGCTGAAGCCGTGGCGGCGGAATTCTTCGGCGATCAGTGCGCGTTCGAAAGCTTCGACGGTTTCGGCCAAGGGCAGGCTCTGGCTCAGTTCGCCGGATTCGGACAGCGGGCTGCGGATGCCCAGCACATAGCGTTCGGCCACATTGCGTAGTTCGCGCACATTGCCCGGCCAGTCGTAGGCCAGCAGCTCGGCCTGTTCATGGGCCTCCAGCTGCGGAGTGGGGCGGTCGAAGCGGCTGGCGGCCTGCAGCAGGAAGTATTCGAACAGCAGGGGGATGTCCTCGCGCCGTTCGCGCAGCGGCGGCAGTTGCAGGGTGACCACGTTCAGCCGGTAGTAGAGGTCACTGCGGAAGCTGCCGTTATTGCCCATGGCCTTGAGGTCGGCCTTGGTGGCCGACACCACGCGGCAGTCGACGGAGATCGGGGTATTGGAGCCCAGCCGTTCCAGCGTGCGCTCTTGCAATACGCGCAGCATCTTGATCTGCAGCGGCAGCGGCATGCTTTCGATTTCATCGAGGAACAGCGTACCGCCATTGGCGTATTCGATGCGGCCGATGCGGCGCTTGGCCGCGCCGGTGAAGGCATGGGCTTCGTGGCCGAAGATCTCGCTCTCGAACAGGTTTTCTGCCAGCCCGCCACAGTTGACCGCGACAAAATTGTTTTTCTGACGACGGCTGATTTCATGCAGGCAGCGTGCCACCAGCTCTTTGCCGGTGCCGGTTTCGCCCAGGATCAGCACATTGGCCGAGGTATCGGCCAGATCGGCGATCATGCGCCGCACTTTCTCCATGGCCGGCGAGCGGCCAATCAGCCGTGCTTCCAGGCTTTGCTTGTCATGTAATTGCCGGCGCAGGCTTTCCACTTCCAGGCTGAGGCGGCGCTGCTCCATGGCGCGGCACACCACTTCATGCAGTCTTTCCGATGAAAACGGCTTCTCGATGAAGTCGTAGGCCCCGTCCTTCATCGCCTGTACTGCCAGGCTGACATCGCCATGGCCGGTGATCAGGATGACCGGCAGGCCGCTGTCGCGAGCCTTGAGCTGGCGTAGCAAGGCCATGCCATCCTGACCCTGCAGGTGAATGTCGCTCACCACCACGCCGGGGAAGCCGGGCAACAGCAGCGACAGTGCCTGCTCGGCGCTGGCGACGCCGCGTGCTTCCAGACCTTCCAGTGCCAGTGCCTGTTCGCAGCCCAGCCGGACATCCGGATCATCTTCGACAATCAACACTTTCATGCCATCAAACATGGCGGTTTTCCTTTGTGGCAAGCGGCAGGGTAATGGTGAATACCGCGCCACCCTGCGGGTGGTTGTCGGCGCTCAGGCTGCCGCCGGCTTCGGCGATGATGCCGGCGCTGAGTGTCAGCCCCAGGCCCAGGCCGATGCCGGCGGGCTTGGTGGTGACAAAGGGCTCGAACAGCTGGGCGCGTACGGCATCCTGCAAACCGGGGCCGTTATCGCGAATCTGCAATTGTAGGTGTTCTGTGGTGCGATGGCCGCTGATTTCGATGATGGGCTGTGGCCGGTCTTGCAGCTCGTCCAGCGCATTGGCCAGCAGATTCACCAGCACTTGTTCAAAGCGGTTGGGGTCGCAGCGTGCCTGCCACGGCTCCGGCGCATTGGGGCGCACAATGCGTACCTGGCTGCCCTCCAGCCGGTTGCGCAGCAGCAGCACCGCACTGTCGATGGCCAGGCTGATGTCCACCGTGCCCAGGCTGCTGGTGGACTTGCGCGCATAGCCTTTGAGCGCGCTGGTGATTTCGCCCATTTTATCCACCAGTTGGCAGATGGTTTGCAGATTGCTGCGGGCGGTGTCGGTTTGCTGGCGTTCGATAAACTTGATGGCATTGCCGGACAGGGTGCGCAGGGCGGCCAGCGGCTGGTTCAGTTCGTGCGCGATACCGGTGGCCAGTTGCCCCAGCACGGCCAGCTTGCCGGCCTGTACCAGATTGTCCTGGGTCTGGCGCAGGTGCTGTTCGGCGCGGATGCGCTCGCTGACTTCTGCCTGCAGTTGCAGATTGGTGCGGGACAGGTCGGCGGTGCGCTCTTCCACCTTGCGTTCCAACTCGCGGTAGGCGCGCTGCAGTGCCTCGCGCGCGGCCAGTTTGTCGCGCAGGCGACGACGCCGTTCGTTCAGCCACAGGATACCGGTGAGGCTGAGCAGGGTGAGCAGGGCGGCCAGCGCCGCACGGTTATAGGCCAGCTGATAAACCGGCTCCAGGCTGGACAGCACGGTAAGCCGCCAGTTGGACAGCGGCAGTTGCAGCGATTGCCCCAGCATGTCGCGCGGGTAGGCCAGCCGGCTCAGCGTGCGCCGGCCGCTCTGGTCCAGCCGGTAGATGTGGCTGCCGTTGCCCAGGCTGCGTCGTTCTTCCAGCCCAAGGGGTTGCAGGCGTTTGCGGTTGTATTGCCGGTTGCGGTCGAAGGCATCCTGCAGGGCCTTGCTGAAAGGCTTGAGGGTACTGAATTTCCAGCCCGGCTCGGTGGCCAGGATGACCACTTCATTCTGGTCGGACACCATCACCATGGTCTTGTTTTCGCGCCACAGCTTTTCCAGGTATTCCATATTGATCTTGACCACCGCCACGCCAATGATGCGGCCGTGGCTGGTCAGTGGCTCGGACAGATAGTAGCCGGCCTCGCTGCGGGTGGTGCCCACGCCGAAAAAGCGGCCAGGCTGGCCATTGATGGCATCGGTGAAATAGGCACGGAAGGCATCGTTTTCGCCCAGATAGCTGTCGGGCTGACGCCAGTTACTGGTGGCGCGCACGATGCCGCTGCTGTCCATGATGTAGATGGCGCTGGCCCCGGTGCGCTGGCTCAGGCGTTCCAGATAGTCATTGGCAGCCTGCTGGCGCTGGCGGTCTTGCGGGGCGTGCAGCAGCCGTTCCACATAGGGCGACAGGCCGAGCAGGCTGGGCAGGCGGGCGTAGTGGCCGATCTCGCTGTTGAGGCTGTTGGCGTACAGTTCCAGCCGCTGGGTATTGGCCGAGCGCAGCTCGTCCAGCGAACCGTCCACGCTGGCGCGAAAAGAGGCGACGGCGGCAATGTCCATCAGCACCAGCAATAGCGCTATGCGCAGTACGGTACGCAGTTTCAAGCGAAATCCAATCCTCGGGGCGGGCTGCGGCGCACCGGGCAGTGCCGGCGACCAGCAGAAAGGCGGCCGTTGGCCGCCTGCTGTGATTCGGGTCAAGCCGCACGCAATGGCGGCAGCCGGCTATTGTAGCAAATGCCTTCGCCTTCGCGGGGACGCTTGCCTGCCTACAGATGCCGTTCGAAGTGGCTGACCAGCCGCTTCAGGTCGTGGGCCGTGGTGTGCAGTTGCTGTGCTACCTCGCTGGTGGTGGCGATGCTGTGGCTGTTCTGCTCGGTGAGCGCACTCATGGTCTCCATATTCTGTGCCACTTCGGTGGAGGCCGATGACTGCTGCTGCAGCATTTCCGCCACGTTGGCTGCCGATTGCGCCACGCCCTGGTTGGCCTCGCGGATGGCCGCGAGGCTGGCGCTGGCGGTGCCGATGGCATCTTCCACGCCCTGTACCCGTTCCAGTGCGGCATGCACGTTCTGCAATACCTGATGCGTGCGTTGGTGCAGCACATTGATCGATTGCTCGATTTCCAGCGTATTGCCCGCCGTGCGCTCGGCCAGCTTGCGCACTTCGTCGGCCACCACGGCGAAACCACGGCCCTGTTCGCCGGCGCGGGCGGCCTCGATGGCGGCATTCAAGGCCAGCAGATTGGTCTGGTTGGCGATTTCCTTGATGACCGAGGTGACCGAGCCGATTTCCTCGGCTGATTTTTCCAGAACCAGGATGGCATCGCGCGTGGTCTGGAATTCTCCCATCACCTGGCGGGTAGCCTCGCGGGTTTGCAGCATCTTGTCCTCGCCCTGATCGGCCAGCTGGTTGGCGGCGCTGGCATGTCCGGCACCGGTGCGGGTGGTGATGGAGATTTCATTGACCGATACCGACAGCTGTTCCAGCGCTGCCGCCACGCGGGTGATGCCTTCCTGAGCATGCTCGCCGCGTTGTTGCAGATTGCTGGCCTCGGTATGGGTGGCCGTGGCGGCCTGGCTGATGTCATGCGCGCCCACTACGACATCGGCCAGTACGGCGCGGGTATTGATGCGCATGGTTTCCAGCATTTCCAGCATCTGTCGCACATCCTGGCAGCCAGACTGGGGAATGGCTTGCTTGAAATTGCCTTCGGACAATCGGGCCAGGCCCTGTTTCGCCTGTTCCAGTGGTGCCGCCAGCCGCTGGTGAATCAGCACTGCAGCGCCAATCAGCCACAGGATGCTGGCTGCGTTGAGGTAGTCGTGCAGGCTATCGGGCAGGAGCAGTTGGGAAAGCAAGGCCAGTATCGGTGGCAGCATGGCCAGTATCAACAGGTTTTGCAGGCTTGCTGATCTTGGCTGGCGGGTTTGGGGAAAGCTGGCCCGTTTGGCACGCACATCGGCATAGAGTTGTTCGGCCTGCTGGCATTGCTGTTTGTCCGGAGCGCTGCGCACCGACATATAGCCAACGGTATGGCCGTTTTCACGAATGGGGGTGACATAGGCGTCCACCCAGTAGAAATCCCCCTGTTTGCTGCGGTTCTTGACCAGCCCGCGCCAGGGATGGCCGCCCTGGATGGTCTGCCACATGTCTTCGAAGGCTTCCGGTGGCATGTCCGGGTGGCGTACGACATTGTGTTGCTGACCGATCAGCTCGCTTTCGCTGAAACCGCTGATATCAATGAAGGCGCGGTTGGCGTAGGTGATCAGTCCCTTCAGGTCGGTCTTGGTGACGATGGGGCGCTGCGGATGCAAAAACAGTTCCTGCTGCGTAACCGGCTGGTTGATGCGCATGACGGGCTCCCTGAGTAATGCTTCTGTCCGGGGTGCCGTGCAGCGAAGGTGGGCATGACGACGGCCGCAAGCCGGCACCGGCCGGTATTGTTTCTTTACCGGTATAGTCGAAAAACCCTAATGCCATAATTTTTCTTCCACTGCTGCTTGACCGTGCACAATGCTGTGCAAGGCTTTACACGAGGCAGGCGGTACGCTGGCTGGCTTCTTGCAGTACCTCCTGCAATAACAGGTCGAAACTGTCGACCAGGGCGGAGGCCGGGCGGTGCAAGGGCCGCACCAGATGAACGCGGAAGGGCAGGGACACGGCCAGCTTTCTCACCACCACACCCTGACCGGCAAACTCCAACGCAGTGAGCGGATTGACCACGGCAATGCCGACGCCCTGACGCACCATGCTGCATACCGAGGCCGCGCTGTGGGTTTCCAGCACCATTTGCCGCTGCACCTGTTGTTCGGCAAACAGGCTATCCAGCTGCTGGCGGTAGATGTCGCTGACTGACAGGCTGATGAAGGCTTGGCCGGCGAAGTCGGCCAACTCCAGTACCGCCTTGTGGCACAGCGGGTGGCCGCTGGGCAGCACTGCGACTTCATCGGCACAGAAGATTTGCTGCTGACTGGTGCCAGCCGGTTGCAGCTGGCTTTCGGTCAGTCCCAGATCATGGCGTTGCGCGGCCAGCCACTCCTCCAGCAAGGGCGATTCCTGTGGTGCGATGCTCAGCCTGACCTTGGGATAGCGTGCCAGAAAGCGCTGACACACCGTTGGCAGCACCGCCTGGGAGAACATCGGCAGACAGGCGATGGACAGCTGGCCATGGTCGAAGTGACGCAAGGCTTCGGCGGTGCTGACAATGCGCTCCAGCCCCAGATAGGCACGCTGGACCTCTTCGAATAATTGCAGGGCCTGACGGGTGGGGCGCAGCCGGCCACGGACGCGTTCGAATAGCGTCAGGCCACTTAGTTGTTCCAGCCGGGCCAGTTCGCGGCTGATGGTGGGCTGCGAGCTGTGTAGCAGGATGGCGGCTTCGGTGACGCTGCCGGTGGTCATGATGGCGTGGAAGATTTCCACATGGCGCAGGTTGAAGGACATGGCATGGCTCGGCTTGCTGGGGACGGCCATATCATAAATGAAAGACCTAGCGATAAATTGATATTTTATTTTCGTCACAGGCTGCGGCAGTATCATGGCAATCATTGAATGGAATGCCATGAAAACTTTCGTCGCCCCCCAACTTGCCGCCCTGGCCGAACAATTCGGCGCCCCGCTGTGGGTATACGATGCCGCCGTGATTCGCGCCCGCATTGCCCAGCTCAAGCGGTTTGATGTGATTCGTTATGCACAGAAGGCCAATTCCAATACCCATATCCTGCGCCTGATGCGTGAGCAGGGCGTGATGGTGGATGCGGTGTCACTGGGCGAGATCGAGCGTGCACGTCAGGCGGGTTACGATCTGTCTTCCGCCGAGCCGTCCGAGGTGGTATTCACCGCCGATGTGCTAGACCGCGCCACGCTGGAGCAGGTGGTGGCCGAGCGTATCGTGGTCAACGCCGGCAGCATCGACATGCTGCGCCAGCTGGGCGAGCGTTCGCCGGGCCACCGCGTGTGGCTGCGCATCAATCCCGGTTTTGGTCATGGCCACAGCCACAAGACCAATACCGGCGGTGAAAACAGCAAGCACGGCATCTGGCATGCCGATCTGCCGGCGGCGCTGGCGGTGATTGCCGCTACCGGCCTCAAGCTGGTGGGCATCCACATGCATATCGGTTCTGGCGTCGATTATGGCCATCTGCAGCAGGTATGCGGTGCCATGGTGGAGCTGGTACGCAGCCTGGGGCAGGACATCGAGGCCATTTCCGCCGGTGGCGG is from Aquitalea aquatilis and encodes:
- a CDS encoding type II asparaginase — encoded protein: MKKSFNLLLSSAAVMAALCGQSAHAAEAAKPHVVILATGGTIAGTGANSTTTIGYTAAKLGVDKMIAAVPELSKVADVRGEQVAQIASESMTNEVWLKLAKRVNELLAQKDVDGVVITHGTDTIEETAYFLDLVVKSKKPVVVVGSMRPSTAISADGPINLYNAVILAGSKDAAGKGVLVALNDQINAAREVTKTNTSTTDTFKTPELGYLGYMQDNKPHFYRMSTRKNTADTEFDVSKLNSLPRVDIVYGYANMDRVAMDANIAAGAQGIVQAGVGDGSIAAQMMPAFRDARKKGVVLVRSSRVGNGIVARNGEANDDQEDLVVSDTLNAQKARILLMLGLTKTHDTKELQRMFYTY
- a CDS encoding sigma-54-dependent transcriptional regulator, encoding MFDGMKVLIVEDDPDVRLGCEQALALEGLEARGVASAEQALSLLLPGFPGVVVSDIHLQGQDGMALLRQLKARDSGLPVILITGHGDVSLAVQAMKDGAYDFIEKPFSSERLHEVVCRAMEQRRLSLEVESLRRQLHDKQSLEARLIGRSPAMEKVRRMIADLADTSANVLILGETGTGKELVARCLHEISRRQKNNFVAVNCGGLAENLFESEIFGHEAHAFTGAAKRRIGRIEYANGGTLFLDEIESMPLPLQIKMLRVLQERTLERLGSNTPISVDCRVVSATKADLKAMGNNGSFRSDLYYRLNVVTLQLPPLRERREDIPLLFEYFLLQAASRFDRPTPQLEAHEQAELLAYDWPGNVRELRNVAERYVLGIRSPLSESGELSQSLPLAETVEAFERALIAEEFRRHGFSLSRTSEALKVAKTTLFDKLKKYGLNQPG
- a CDS encoding sensor histidine kinase — translated: MKLRTVLRIALLLVLMDIAAVASFRASVDGSLDELRSANTQRLELYANSLNSEIGHYARLPSLLGLSPYVERLLHAPQDRQRQQAANDYLERLSQRTGASAIYIMDSSGIVRATSNWRQPDSYLGENDAFRAYFTDAINGQPGRFFGVGTTRSEAGYYLSEPLTSHGRIIGVAVVKINMEYLEKLWRENKTMVMVSDQNEVVILATEPGWKFSTLKPFSKALQDAFDRNRQYNRKRLQPLGLEERRSLGNGSHIYRLDQSGRRTLSRLAYPRDMLGQSLQLPLSNWRLTVLSSLEPVYQLAYNRAALAALLTLLSLTGILWLNERRRRLRDKLAAREALQRAYRELERKVEERTADLSRTNLQLQAEVSERIRAEQHLRQTQDNLVQAGKLAVLGQLATGIAHELNQPLAALRTLSGNAIKFIERQQTDTARSNLQTICQLVDKMGEITSALKGYARKSTSSLGTVDISLAIDSAVLLLRNRLEGSQVRIVRPNAPEPWQARCDPNRFEQVLVNLLANALDELQDRPQPIIEISGHRTTEHLQLQIRDNGPGLQDAVRAQLFEPFVTTKPAGIGLGLGLTLSAGIIAEAGGSLSADNHPQGGAVFTITLPLATKENRHV
- a CDS encoding methyl-accepting chemotaxis protein; protein product: MRINQPVTQQELFLHPQRPIVTKTDLKGLITYANRAFIDISGFSESELIGQQHNVVRHPDMPPEAFEDMWQTIQGGHPWRGLVKNRSKQGDFYWVDAYVTPIRENGHTVGYMSVRSAPDKQQCQQAEQLYADVRAKRASFPQTRQPRSASLQNLLILAMLPPILALLSQLLLPDSLHDYLNAASILWLIGAAVLIHQRLAAPLEQAKQGLARLSEGNFKQAIPQSGCQDVRQMLEMLETMRINTRAVLADVVVGAHDISQAATATHTEASNLQQRGEHAQEGITRVAAALEQLSVSVNEISITTRTGAGHASAANQLADQGEDKMLQTREATRQVMGEFQTTRDAILVLEKSAEEIGSVTSVIKEIANQTNLLALNAAIEAARAGEQGRGFAVVADEVRKLAERTAGNTLEIEQSINVLHQRTHQVLQNVHAALERVQGVEDAIGTASASLAAIREANQGVAQSAANVAEMLQQQSSASTEVAQNMETMSALTEQNSHSIATTSEVAQQLHTTAHDLKRLVSHFERHL
- a CDS encoding LysR family transcriptional regulator, with protein sequence MSFNLRHVEIFHAIMTTGSVTEAAILLHSSQPTISRELARLEQLSGLTLFERVRGRLRPTRQALQLFEEVQRAYLGLERIVSTAEALRHFDHGQLSIACLPMFSQAVLPTVCQRFLARYPKVRLSIAPQESPLLEEWLAAQRHDLGLTESQLQPAGTSQQQIFCADEVAVLPSGHPLCHKAVLELADFAGQAFISLSVSDIYRQQLDSLFAEQQVQRQMVLETHSAASVCSMVRQGVGIAVVNPLTALEFAGQGVVVRKLAVSLPFRVHLVRPLHRPASALVDSFDLLLQEVLQEASQRTACLV
- the lysA gene encoding diaminopimelate decarboxylase, coding for MKTFVAPQLAALAEQFGAPLWVYDAAVIRARIAQLKRFDVIRYAQKANSNTHILRLMREQGVMVDAVSLGEIERARQAGYDLSSAEPSEVVFTADVLDRATLEQVVAERIVVNAGSIDMLRQLGERSPGHRVWLRINPGFGHGHSHKTNTGGENSKHGIWHADLPAALAVIAATGLKLVGIHMHIGSGVDYGHLQQVCGAMVELVRSLGQDIEAISAGGGLSIPYRDSDSRIDTEHYFQLWDAARKEVEQLLGHAVRLEIEPGRFLVAESGALIAEVRAVKAMGNRHFVLVDAGFNDLMRPSLYGSYHEISVLERSGQEKTGKVATVVAGPLCESGDVFTQQEGGVVESRDLPPAAVGDWLVFHDAGAYGATMSSNYNSRPLLAEVLLDEAGPRLIRRRQTMAELLALEAV